The following are from one region of the Salvia hispanica cultivar TCC Black 2014 chromosome 1, UniMelb_Shisp_WGS_1.0, whole genome shotgun sequence genome:
- the LOC125202021 gene encoding F-box protein VBF-like, which produces MACLWRQLPEDCVSRILSGTSPADVCRILTVSKEFRHPAESNLVWNQFLPSDIHTILPSPINFSSTKNLFFLLSQSILVDDGKKAFALEISTGRKSYILSAADLSIFHSNNNNWTWKSIPESRFDKVGEVKEAERLEIEGKIRSEALSPETNYGAYLLFKISEDAYGLNSIPCETFIASGDRLLATNTATLDDTINRPLHALFYGNRLHKMKERVGLNTAPAAPSKRQDGWLEIHIGDFFIGAADTGNITMAVTEIKGHQLKGGLIVEGIHVRPNT; this is translated from the exons ATGGCATGCTTATGGAGGCAGCTGCCGGAAGACTGCGTTTCGAGGATTTTATCCGGCACATCTCCGGCAGATGTATGCAGAATTCTTACCGTCTCCAAGGAATTCCGACATCCCGCTGAATCCAACCTTGTATGGAACCAATTCTTGCCTTCCGATATCCATACCATTCTTCCATCACCAATCAACTTCTCATCCACCAAAAACCTCTTTTTCCTCCTCTCTCAATCCATCCTTGTCGATGATGGCAAAAAG GCCTTTGCATTAGAGATATCAACAGGGAGAAAATCATACATTCTTTCTGCAGCAGACCTTTCCATTTTCCacagcaacaacaacaactgGACCTGGAAATCCATTCCAGAATCAAG ATTTGATAAGGTGGGGGAGGTGAAAGAGGCAGAGAGGCTCGAAATAGAGGGCAAGATAAGAAGCGAAGCACTGTCTCCCGAAACCAACTATGGCGCATACCTATTATTCAAAATCAGCGAGGATGCATACGGCCTCAACTCCATACCATGTGAAACCTTCATAGCTTCCGGGGACCGCCTGCTGGCCACCAACACCGCCACTTTAGATGATACCATCAACCGCCCCCTGCACGCCCTCTTCTACGGGAACAGGCTGCACAAGATGAAGGAGAGGGTAGGGCTCAACACCGCCCCAGCCGCCCCTTCTAAGAGACAAGATGGCTGGCTCGAAATCCACATCGGAGACTTCTTTATAGGTGCCGCTGACACCGGCAACATAACCATGGCTGTCACGGAGATTAAGGGTCATCAGCTTAAGGGAGGACTCATTGTTGAAGGAATCCATGTCAGGCCAAACACCTAG
- the LOC125200776 gene encoding chromodomain-helicase-DNA-binding protein 4-like: MARGGKVSCKRKTRNKVQLEKKGSDESDEDYRVDEDEEFHLSEDDYCSSLAENESDESFKFDDEEEEWIEKKVKTKKIGKPKGRKSFQTRKKNMVVKSRKKQVSDSEEEEEEEEEYDDYCVSSVRQQKKSEEDDCDDEDDDIIFFRREDKDDFVDENPSKKSRVSRTEMYEDSYNEESKEIDKLAFSEENEDDDYNESDDSDDEEFAPIEVLKSNSRKPVRRRVLRKKNRSNPSKEFKDKNAASRKRKAIKEWGWGRRKKATVTVNSDSDVDIVSSESSDYEYTISEEEREQIKEATQFCKRSNTNLRSSNSLKMTEEEKLVPVKGKRPGRKGKQKVVDLNIEIVRQVCGICLSEEGKNTVKGVLNCCSHYFCFACIMEWSKVESRCPLCKQRFATISRTARTDGGNDLRDAVFPVPERDQVYQPSEEELRGYLDPYENVLCTECLQGGDDAFMLLCDLCDSPAHTYCVGLGREVPDGNWYCDGCRPTALASSNAQVLNSTPDHGPSNNLSVGSSPGCAVRETFDLNEAYVPDTPLSQVSGHSQSPRHAIGHLQPTSPASGSGAFTLHDRRRIQQVIHRFRSRQAEGNNGVASASAINTLGSQIGRGVIATQNTIMPRMASQNSFRGRLTDYSTSSLYNRDSFSPRLSNLRGGVLQSQPSTSNAHPFGGLSQSEYAGINARIGGDLVQQQLHHCSTTSNTGADASTPPFKFTEATVPSRTLQGSLHTRF; encoded by the exons ATGGCAAGGGGAGGCAAGGTTAGTTGCAAACGCAAGACGAGAAATAAAGTCCAATTGGAGAAAAAAGGTTCAGATGAGTCTGATGAAGATTATAGGgtggatgaagatgaagagtTTCATTTGTCTGAAGATGACTATTGTTCTTCCCTCGCTGAGAATGAATCAGATGAgagttttaaatttgatgatgaggaagaagagtGGATAGAAAAGAAGGTTAAGACTAAGAAGATTGGCAAGCCAAAAGGGCGAAAATCTTTTCagacaagaaagaaaaatatggtTGTGAAGTCTAGAAAGAAACAGGTATCTGACAgtgaagaggaagaggaagaggaagaggaataTGATGATTATTGTGTTTCTAGTGTGAGGcaacaaaagaaaagtgaagaagACGATTGtgatgatgaggatgatgatattatattttttcgtCGAGAAGATAAGGATGACTTTGTTGATGAGAATCCAAGCAAGAAATCCCGAGTTTCAAGAACCGAGATGTATGAGGATTCATATAATGAGGAATCTAAAGAAATAGATAAACTTGCATttagtgaagaaaatgaagatgatgatTATAATGAGTCTGATGATTCTGATGATGAGGAATTTGCTCCAATTGAGGTTTTGAAAAGTAACAGTAGAAAGCCAGTAAGAAGACGagttttaaggaaaaaaaataggtcTAATCCTTCAAAAGAATTTAAAGATAAGAACGCTGCTTCAAGGAAAAGGAAAGCAATCAAGGAGTGGGGTTGGGGCAGGAGGAAGAAAGCAACTGTAACTGTGAATTCTGATTCTGATGTTGATATTGTGAGCTCAGAATCATCTGATTATGAGTACACAATAtcagaagaagagagagaacaGATTAAAGAAGCTACTCAATTTTGTAAAAGGTCGAACACTAATTTAAGGAGCTCTAACTCTTTGAAAATGACTGAAGAGGAAAAGTTAGTGCCTGTAAAGGGAAAGCGCCCAGGAAGGAAGGGTAAACAAAAGGTGGTAGATTTGAATATTGAGATTGTGAGGCAAGTTTGTGGGATTTGTTTATCTGAAGAGGGTAAAAACACAGTCAAAGGAGTTTTAAATTGTTGCAGTCATTACTTTTGTTTCGCTTGCATCATGGAATGGTCGAAAGTGGAATCTCGCTGTCCTCTCTGCAAGCAAAGGTTCGCAACCATCAGTAGAACTGCACGAACGGATGGTGGGAATGATCTAAGGGATGCAGTTTTTCCGGTTCCTGAGCGTGATCAG GTTTATCAGCCATCTGAAGAGGAGCTTAGGGGATATCTTGATCCATACGAAAATGTTCTTTGTACTGAGTGTCTGCAAGGTGGGGATGATGCGTTTATGCTTCTCTGCGACCTCTGCGACTCACCTGCACATACTTACTGTGTTGGTCTCGGACGTGAGGTGCCAGATGGAAATTGGTACTGTGATGGCTGTAGGCCAACAGCCCTTGCTTCCTCAAATGCTCAAGTTCTGAATTCTACTCCTGATCATGGACCAAGCAACAATTTATCAGTTGGCTCATCACCTGGTTGTGCTGTTCGCGAAACTTTCGATCTCAATGAGGCATACGTACCTGACACCCCATTGAGTCAAGTCAGCGGGCACTCTCAATCACCAAGGCATGCAATCGGGCATCTTCAACCCACTTCGCCTGCCTCTGGGTCTGGGGCATTCACTCTGCATGACAGACGACGGATACAGCAAGTGATACATCGATTCAGAAGCCGGCAAGCTGAAGGGAATAATGGTGTGGCCTCAGCATCAGCAATCAATACTTTAGGTTCACAAATCGGTCGTGGAGTCATAGCAACTCAAAACACAATCATGCCAAGGATGGCTTCACAAAATAGCTTCCGGGGAAGACTGACTGACTATAGCACATCTTCATTGTACAATAGGGATTCCTTCTCTCCAAGATTAAGCAATTTGAGGGGAGGTGTGCTTCAAAGTCAACCTTCTACCTCGAATGCTCACCCTTTTGGTGGACTATCACAAAGTGAATATGCTGGGATCAATGCAAGAATTGGCGGGGATTTGGTTCAACAGCAACTGCATCATTGCAGTACCACATCAAACACTGGGGCTGATGCTAGCACACCGCCATTTAAATTTACAGAG GCTACAGTACCTTCAAGGACATTACAAGGATCTCTACACACTCGGTTTTAG
- the LOC125199267 gene encoding uncharacterized protein LOC125199267 produces the protein MAKGGKRTKLQHEAGDSPASHQYQPGDSPGPSPRIAESSWRLASFTVQRTWRPASLLPLHGAPPKFAQLYIYDTDNEINHRMESVREGNIVNDLHSEIVCDLQFMLNEYNVLVKSFRLAKEMINQQNPSNVKLRLLGKRGRDGRTYNLPSVSEVAMLVVGDFDHALGDRDIIVEKQSGKLQRINELHPSYLALQYPLLFPYGDGYTEFIGFSDSSTSSLTNRKRVSPKDFFSYRMHDRVAECSIILYAKLLFQQFIVDAYTMIESGRLTFVRTQQKKLRAEIYSGLEEAVLRGETDSSRHGKRVILPSSFVGGARYMIQNYQDAMAIFIYTIEFQKRGLPHAHILFFLSNEDKQPHPRRINEIISAEIPDPLIDPYYYECVKELVMHGPCGVVRKSSPCMRDGRCTKYYPKKFVADTIFDDDGYPIYRRRDNGLVVLKDGVSLDNRYVVPHNHFLLMKYGGHINVEWCNQSLSIKYLFKYVHKGYDRVTTSFFQSGVDGVEKNLDEVSLYYDCSYVSSCEAAWRIFGFEIQYKDPSVERLSFHLPNEQHIIFYEADSLDNVPNRRKIHESKFLGWMEANMIYSEGRNLTYGEFPTKFVWKKDHWQPRKQRYLIGRLFYVAPGSGDMYYLRCLLNVIKGATCYEDLRFVNGVQYDTFRDACFTLGLLDDDKEYIDEIVEASFWSSAHSLRLLFVSLLSSESVSRPDVVWQKCWKHLSNDVVYNQRILRNQPCLVLSDDEIQNFVLADIEKLLMNVGKSLRDYHGMPYPESQYFETSQNTLISDELCYDREALGREHLEFLSKFTDEQLHVHDTIMSSVNSTEGRMFFVYGYGGTGKTFIWRSLSAGIRSKGGIVLNVASSGIASLLLPGGRTAHSRFKIPINVNEDSMCNIKQGTDLAELIIRSKLIIIIWDEAPMIHKHCIEAVDRTFRDILRVFSESGMDKPFGGKTIVFGGDFRQILPVVPKGSRQNIVNGTINSSYLWSNCTVLRLTRNMRLLSVESSVEASKLKEFSSWVASIGDGVVGGPNDGEVVIDLPSDIVLSNTGDPLKTIVENIYPSYMDPEELSNCLHDRAILAPTLDVVDEVNQFMISMDQSQGRVYLSSDSISNSDSTSNGFVEIHSVEFLNNLKCSGTPNHELMLKVGTPVMLLRNIDHSNGLCNGTRLIITRLGDYVLEARVLGGHNIGHKVLIPRMSLIPSNPRLPFRFQRRQFPLAVSYAMTINKSQGQSLSHVGLFLKNRSLVMDNFMLLYLES, from the exons ATGGCGAAAGGTGGAAAAAGGACGAAATTGCAGCACGAggctggcgactcgccagcttcgCATCAGTACCAacctggcgactcgccagGTCCTTCGCCCAGAATTGCCGAGAgcagctggcgactcgccagcttcACCGTACaacgaacctggcgacccgccag TTTGCTACCGCTGCATGGTGCACCTCCCAAGTTTGCTCAATTGTATATTTATGACACGGATAATGAGATCAATCATAGAATGGAGTCCGTGAg GGAGGGAAATATTGTTAATGATCTTCACTCTGAGATTGTATGTGACTTACAATTTATGTTGAATGAGTATAATGTGTTGGTAAAGTCATTCCGTTTGGCTAAAGAAATGATCAATCAACAAAATCCATCAAATGTGAAATTGAGGTTGCTTGGTAAAAGAGGTAGGGATGGAAGGACTTATAACCTACCTTCTGTTTCTGAGGTAGCCATGCTTGTGGTTGGAGATTTTGACCACGCATTAGGTGATAGAGACATTATTGTTGAAAAACAGTCAGGGAAGCTACAACGCATTAATGAACTTCATCCTTCTTATCTTGCATTGCAATATCCGTTGTTGTTCCCTTATGGGGATGGTTATACAGAATTCATAGGTTTTTCTGATTCTTCTACTTCCTCATTGACTAATAGAAAGAGAGTTAGCcctaaagattttttttcgtaCCGCATGCATGATAGAGTTGCTGAGTGTTCTATTATTTTGTATGCGAAGCTATTGTTTCAACAATTTATTGTGGACGCATACACTATGATTGAATCTGGACGATTGACGTTTGTTCGAACGCAACAAAAGAAATTGCGCGCTGAAATTTATAGCGGGTTGGAGGAGGCCGTTCTACGTGGTGAAACTGATAGTTCCAGACATGGAAAACGAGTTATCTTGCCTTCCAGTTTTGTTGGTGGTGCCCGGTATATGATTCAGAATTACCAAGATGCGATGGCTATAT TTATTTACACCATTGAGTTTCAGAAACGTGGATTGCCCCATGcacatattttgttttttttaagcaATGAGGATAAACAACCTCATCCTCGACgcattaatgaaattatatctGCTGAAATTCCTGATCCATTGATTGATCCTTATTATTATGAGTGCGTCAAAGAGCTTGTGATGCATGGTCCATGTGGTGTTGTTCGAAAATCATCCCCTTGCATGCGTGATGGACGTTGCACTAAGTATTATCCCAAGAAATTTGTTGCTGATACAATCTTTGATGATGATGGTTATCCCATTTATAGGCGTAGAGATAATGGTCTGGTTGTGTTGAAGGATGGTGTTTCTTTGGATAACAGATATGTTGTTCCTCACAATCATTTTCTCCTTATGAAATATGGTGGCCATATTAATGTTGAGTGGTGCAATCAGTCCCTGTCAATCAAGTATTTGTTCAAATATGTACATAAAGGTTATGATAGGGTGACGACATCTTTTTTCCAATCTGGAGTTGATGGTGTTGAAAAAAATCTAGATGAAGTAAGTTTGTATTATGATTGTAGTTATGTATCATCTTGTGAAGCTGCTTGGAGAATTTTTGGGTTTGAGATTCAATACAAGGATCCTTCAGTTGAACGGTTGAGTTTTCATCTTCCTAATGAACaacatatcattttttatgaagCCGATTCATTGGATAATGTCCCGAATCGTAGGAAAATTCATGAGAGTAAGTTCTTAGGTTGGATGGAGGCAAATATGATATATTCTGAAGGGAGAAATTTGACATATGGCGAATTTCCGACCAAGTTTGTGTGGAAGAAGGATCATTGGCAACCTAGAAAACAACGTTATTTGATTGGGAGGTTGTTTTATGTTGCTCCTGGTTCTGGTGATATGTATTACTTGAGATGTTTGTTGAATGTCATTAAGGGAGCTACATGCTATGAGGATCTTAGATTTGTTAATGGTGTTCAGTATGATACATTTAGAGATGCATGCTTCACTTTAGGATTGTTGGATGATGATAAAGAGTATATTGATGAAATTGTTGAGGCTTCTTTTTGGTCATCTGCCCATTCACTAAGATTGTTGTTTGTAAGTCTGTTGTCATCAGAATCTGTTTCTCGACCGGATGTTGTATGGCAAAAGTGTTGGAAACATTTATCCAATGATGTTGTTTATAACCAAAGAATATTAAGGAATCAAccat GTTTGGTGCTGAGTGATGATGAAATTCAGAATTTTGTGTTGGCGGATATTGAGAAATTGTTAATGAATGTTGGTAAAAGTTTGCGTGATTACCATGGTATGCCGTATCCAGAATCGCAGTATTTTGAAACATCTCAAAATACATTGATCAGCGATGAGTTGTGTTATGATCGTGAAGCTTTAGGAAGAGAACACTTGGAATTtctttcaaagttcacggatgAGCAACTTCATGTTCATGATACGATAATGTCGTCTGTGAATTCAACTGAAGGAAGaatgttttttgtttatggTTATGGAGGTACTGGAAAAACATTCATCTGGAGGTCTTTGTCAGCAGGGATTCGTTCGAAGGGAGGTATTGTGTTAAATGTGGCTTCCAGTGGCATAGCCTCTTTATTGTTACCTGGAGGTAGAACAGCTCACTCACGCTTTAAGATTCCTATCAATGTTAATGAAGATTCTATGTGCAATATAAAACAAGGTACGGATCTTGCCGAGCTTATTATAAGATCGAAACTTATCATTATCATATGGGATGAAGCTCCGATGATTCATAAACATTGCATAGAAGCCGTTGATAGGACTTTTAGAGATATTCTTCGTGTATTTAGTGAGTCCGGTATGGACAAACCGTTTGGTGGAAAAACTATAGTTTTTGGTGGTGATTTTAGACAAATATTACCTGTTGTTCCTAAAGGGAGTCGACAGAATATTGTGAATGGCACCATTAACTCTTCATATCTTTGGAGTAATTGTACAGTGTTGAGGTTGACCAGAAACATGAGACTGTTGAGTGTCGAATCTTCTGTTgaagcttctaagttgaagGAGTTTTCATCTTGGGTTGCTTCTATAGGTGATGGAGTTGTTGGTGGTCCGAATGATGGTGAAGTCGTAATTGATCTTCCCTCTGACATTGTACTGTCTAATACTGGAGATCCTCTTAAAACCATTGTTGAGAACATATATCCTTCTTATATGGATCCTGAAGAGTTGAGCAATTGTTTGCATGATCGTGCTATACTTGCTCCCACGCTTGATGTTGTTGATGAGGTTAACCAGTTCATGATTTCGATGGATCAGTCTCAAGGTCGGGTATATTTGAGCTCTGATAGCATTTCAAATTCAGATTCCACATCGAATGGTTTTGTTGAGATACATTCAgttgaatttttgaataatttgaagTGTTCAGGTACCCCTAATCAtgaattgatgttgaaagttgGAACTCCAGTAATGTTGTTAAGAAATATAGATCATTCTAATGGTTTGTGTAATGGCACCAGATTGATAATCACCCGGTTAGGTGATTATGTTTTGGAGGCCCGTGTCTTGGGGGGGCATAATATTGGTCATAAAGTTTTGATTCCGCGAATGTCATTGATACCGTCTAATCCAAGGCTACCTTTCAGATTCCAACGACGCCAATTTCCTTTGGCTGTATCATATGCAATGACCATTAACAAAAGTCAAGGCCAATCTTTGTCCCatgttggattatttttgaaaaaccgGTCTTTAGTCATGGACAACTTTATGTTGCTATATCTAGAGTCATAA